One part of the Aspergillus luchuensis IFO 4308 DNA, chromosome 5, nearly complete sequence genome encodes these proteins:
- the mrsA gene encoding putative mitochondrial carrier protein (COG:C;~EggNog:ENOG410PGAR;~InterPro:IPR018108,IPR023395;~PFAM:PF00153), translated as MASPEQIPGQEYDYEALPSNYGLGRNMLAGAFAGIAEHSVMYPVDLLKTRMQILHPSNGGLYTGLTNAVSTIYRIEGWRTLWKGVSSVIVGAGPAHAVYFGTYEVVKEMAGGNVDDGHHPVAAALSGASATIASDALMNPFDVIKQRMQVHGSVHKSILQCARSVYKAEGLQAFYVSYPTTLCMTVPFTATQFVAYESISKVMNPSQDYDPFTHCMAGGLAGAFAAGITTPLDVVKTLLQTRGLAQNEEIRSAKGLFNAAAIIKRQFGWKGFLRGARPRIISTMPSTAICWTSYEMAKAYFKGQVDS; from the exons ATGGCGTCTCCCGAGCAGATTCCCGGGCAGGAATACGA CTATGAAGCCCTCCCCTCGAACTACGGCTTAGGCCGGAATATGCTGGCTGGCGCTTTTGCAGGAATAGCA GAACACTCTGTTATGTATCCGGTCGACTTGCTGAAG ACACGCATGCAAATCCTGCATCCCTCGAACGGCGGGCTCTACACAGGCTTGACCAATGCGGTTTCGACCATCTACCGGATTGAAGGCTGGAGGACGCTATGGAAGGGCGTCTCGAGTGTTATcgttggtgctg GTCCGGCTCATGCCGTTTACTTTGGTACATACGAGGTTGTTAAGGAGATGGCCGGTGGCAACGTGGACGATGGGCACCACCCGGTAGCAGCTG CGCTGAGCGGTGCGTCCGCAACCATTGCTAGCGACGCCTTGATGAACCCCTTCGATG TCATCAAGCAACGCATGCAGGTCCATGGCTCGGTACACAAGAGTATCCTTCAATGCGCCCGCTCCGTCTACAAGGCGGAGGGTCTCCAGGCGTTCTACGTATCCTATCCCACTACGCTTTGCATGACGGTGCCTTTCACCGCCACTCAGTTTGTCGCCTACGAGTCCATCTCCAAGGTCATGAACCCGTCGCAGGATTACGACCCGTTCACGCACTGCATGGCGGGAGGTCTGGCGGGTGCATTCGCCGCCGGTATCACCACCCCGCTTGACGTTGTAAAGACGCTGCTGCAGACCCGAGGGCTGGCCCAGAACGAGGAGATCCGGTCGGCCAAGGGTCTGTTCAACGCTGCGGCCATTATCAAGCGGCAATTTGGCTGGAAGGGATTCCTGCGTGGCGCTCGCCCCCGCATTATTTCTACCATGCCCAGCACTGCCATTTGCTG GACCTCGTATGAGATGGCCAAGGCCTACTTCAAGGGCCAGGTGGACAGCTAG
- a CDS encoding RING finger protein (BUSCO:EOG092627XA;~COG:O;~EggNog:ENOG410PHQN;~InterPro:IPR001841,IPR002867,IPR017907,IPR018957, IPR031127,IPR044066,IPR013083;~PFAM:PF00097,PF01485;~go_function: GO:0004842 - ubiquitin-protein transferase activity [Evidence IEA];~go_function: GO:0046872 - metal ion binding [Evidence IEA];~go_process: GO:0016567 - protein ubiquitination [Evidence IEA]), which yields MESDEDFMSVGSSPDDFLDTQGSDVESLGEDFGDDFDGGFSKDKDIIATKRKPYEVEFTVLSPEDIDREQNLQINEVSSILGLPPESSAILLRYGRWNREKLIESYMDHPEKTLEEAGLGTNFDGTPKTEVIPGFVCDICCEDGDDLETYAMRCGHRFCVDCYRHYLRQKIREEGEAARIECPSDSCNMIVDSKSLGLLVTNDLKERYHALLTRTYVDDKDNLKWCPAPNCEYAVDCPIKQRDLRRVVPTVQCDCRHYFCFGCTLNDHQPAPCTLVKMWLKKCEDDSETANWISANTKECPRCHSTIEKNGGCNHMTCRKCKHEFCWMCMGLWSEHGTSWYNCNRYEEKSGSDARSAQARSRASLERYLHYYNRYANHEQSAKLDKDLYLKTEKKMTSLQSQSGLSWIEVQFLDTASQALQQCRQTLKWTYAFAYYLARNNLTEIFEDNQKDLEMAVESLSEMFEKPVPELANLKVDILDKTAYCNKRRVILLSDTAENLKNGEWSFNVEW from the exons ATGGAGTCGGATGAGGACTTCATGAGTGTCGGGTCCAGCCCGGATGATTTCCTGGATACCCAAGGAAGTGATGTCGAGAGTCTTGGGGAAG ACTTCGGTGACGATTTCGACGGCGGATTCTCTAAAGATAAGGATATCATCGCGACGAAACGAAAGCCTTATGAGGTTGAGTTTACTGTTCTGAGCCCGGAGGACATCGATCGAGAACAGAACTTGCAGATTAACGAGGTCTCCTCGATCCTTGGATTGCCCCCAGAGTCGTCGGCTATTCTGCTGCGATATGGACGATGGAACCGGGAGAAGTTGATCGAGTCATACATGGATCATCCCGAGAAGACGCTGGAGGAGGCAGGCCTCGGCACCAACTTTGATGGAACGCCAAAGACTGAAGTGATACCAGGGTTCGTGTGCGACATCTGCTGCGAGGACGGGGACGACCTTGAGACATATGCCATGCGTTGCGGGCACCGCTTCTGTGTGGATTGCTATCGTCATTATCTGAGACAGAAGATccgggaggagggtgaagcAGCGAGGATAGAATGCCCGAGTGATAGCTGCAATATGATTGTGGACTCGAAGTCATTAGGTCTTCTGGTGACAAACGATCTGAAGGAGAG ATACCACGCGCTTCTCACACGAACATACGTCGATGATAAAGACAACCTCAAATGGTGCCCGGCGCCCAATTGTGAATACGCGGTTGACTGCCCCATAAAGCAGCGTGATCTTCGTCGTGTCGTACCCACTGTACAGTGCGACTGTAGGCACTATTTCTGCTTTGGGTGCACACTAAATGACCACCAGCCAGCACCCTGCACGCTGGTGAAAATGTGGCTCAAGAAGTGCGAAGATGATTCCGAGACGGCGAACTGGATCTCTGCCAATACCAAGGAGTGTCCCCGATGCCACTCAACGATCGAAAAGAATGGTGGATGCAACCACATGACGTGTCGCAAGTGCAAGCACGAATTCTGCTGGATGTGCATGGGACTGTGGTCTGAACACGGCACTAGCTGGTATAACTGCAACCGCTACGAGGAGAAATCTGGATCAGATGCCCGAAGTGCGCAGGCGCGATCCCGGGCGTCGCTGGAGCGATATCTCCACTACTATAACCGCTATGCCAACCATGAACAGTCCGCCAAGCTGGACAAAGATTTGTATCTtaagacggagaagaagatgacgagcCTGCAGTCGCAGTCTGGACTCTCATGGATCGAGGTGCAGTTCCTCGATACCGCATCGCAGGCACTACAGCAATGTCGCCAGACGCTGAAGTGGACATATGCCTTTGCCTACTACCTCGCCCGCAACAATTTGACGGAGATCTTCGAGGATAACCAGAAGGATCTGGAAATGGCGGTGGAAAGCCTGAGTGAGATGTTCGAAAAGCCCGTACCGGAGCTGGCGAACTTGAAGGTCGACATCTTGGACAAGACGGCGTACTGTAACAAGCGCCGGGTAATCCTCCTCAGCGATACTGCAGAGAACTTGAAAAACG GGGAATGGTCCTTCAACGTGGAATGGTAG
- a CDS encoding translation initiation factor eIF2B catalytic subunit epsilon (BUSCO:EOG09260RS7;~COG:J;~EggNog:ENOG410PFJ7;~InterPro:IPR003307,IPR016021,IPR029044,IPR016024, IPR005835,IPR011004,IPR044123,IPR001451,IPR035543;~PFAM:PF00483,PF00132,PF02020;~go_function: GO:0005085 - guanyl-nucleotide exchange factor activity [Evidence IEA];~go_function: GO:0005515 - protein binding [Evidence IEA];~go_function: GO:0016779 - nucleotidyltransferase activity [Evidence IEA];~go_function: GO:0031369 - translation initiation factor binding [Evidence IEA];~go_process: GO:0009058 - biosynthetic process [Evidence IEA]): protein MGPKQKGGAAKRGNATEEVEETLQAVVLADTFETRFEPFTLEKPRCLLPLANTPLIEYTLEFLANAGVEDVFLYGGAHSDQLEKYINASKWRAPSSPFKQLTFLKSTSTSVGDVMRDLDGKHLITGDFIVVSGDVISNLPIEGALTKHRARREADKNAIMTMILREAGRNHRTKSSSVSPVFVIDPTKDRCLHYEEIDHHSPESSRLNIDAELITTHQEIDLRQDLIDCNIDICTPDVLSLWSDSFDYQTPRKQFLYGVLKDYELNGKTIHTHIVKDHYAARVRNLKAYDAVSKDVISRWAYPLCPDTNLLRGHNYELRKGSLYQEQGVTLARSCVIGRRTVIGQGTSIGDKTTVKNTVLGRDCKIGKNVTLDGAYIWDGAVIGDGTTVNQAIVADRAVVGKNCTIEPGSLISFGVEIADGVKVSDGRRITTAYREEDDEVPASEPEVVGEGGKGYEYVPYDDDEDEDETASNASSGLIYNMANLSLSTESISTLSSEISEFGRSRSGSFSTTMSDDEDQDHFVHDAAASVYDSLRDGVTSDVVQLELVSLRMTANASDHQVRRAVVSAFMKRIQQLMDGGKGASEAIREIFGKYKEIVERSLFDRDSDEKPDQVDLLVLLQQDLAHRSRGDTVMLFTAKELYDLEIVEEEAYEQWWADERSSSTEEMRQVRSQSQQFVDWLANAEEEESSEEEESDEDDE, encoded by the exons ATGGGCCCGAAACAAAAAGGTGGTGCGGCGAAGAGGGGAAATGCCACggaggaggtagaggagacATTGCAGGCTGTT GTGCTTGCAGATACTTTCGAGACGAGGTTCGAGCCGTTCACACTTGAGAAGCCTAGG TGTCTCTTGCCGCTTGCGAACACTCCCTTGATTGAATATACGCTCGAGTTCCTTGCCAatgccggtgtggaggatgTCTTCCTGTACGGCGGAGCGCACTCCGATCAGCTGGAGAAATACATCAA TGCGTCCAAATGGAGAGCGCCGTCGTCGCCTTTCAAGCAGCTGACTTTCCTCAAGTCGACGTCGACGTCGGTTGGAGATGTCATGCGTGATCTTGATGGCAAGCATCTCATCACGGGCGACTTCATCGTTGTCAGCGGTGATGTTATCAGCAACCTGCCTATCGAAGGCGCGCTAACTAAGCACCGTGCTCGCCGTGAAGCGGACAAGAACGCCATCATGACCATGATCTTGAGAGAGGCTGGCCGGAACCACAGAACTAAGTCCTCGTCTGTGTCCCCAGTTTTCGTTATCGACCCCACTAAGGACCGTTGCCTACACTACGAGGAGATCGACCATCATTCCCCCGAGTCTTCTCGCCTGAACATCGACGCGGAACTCATTACGACACACCAGGAGATTGACCTGCGCCAGGATCTGATCGACTGTAACATCGATATCTGCACACCCGATGTGCTGAGTCTCTGGTCCGACAGTTTCGATTACCAGACGCCCCGCAAGCAGTTCTTGTACGGTGTGCTGAAGGACTACGAGTTGAACGGAAAGACAATCCACACACATATTGTTAAGGACCACTACGCTGCCCGGGTCCGGAATCTGAAGGCGTACGACGCTGTCAGCAAGGATGTCATTTCGCGGTGGGCATACCCTCTGTGCCCCGACACCAACCTGCTTCGCGGCCACAACTACGAGCTTCGGAAGGGAAGCCTGTACCAAGAGCAGGGTGTGACTCTGGCCCGCTCGTGCGTGATCGGTCGGCGCACGGTCATCGGCCAGGGCACCAGCATTGGAGACAAGACGACGGTCAAGAACACTGTTCTCGGACGCGACTGCAAGATCGGCAAGAACGTCACGCTGGATGGTGCTTATATCTGGGATGGCGCTGTCATCGGCGATGGAACGACTGTCAATCAAGCCATTGTTGCTGACCGGGCAGTGGTGGGCAAGAACTGCACCATTGAGCCGGGCTCTCTGATTTCATTTGGTGTCGAGATCGCCGATGGTGTCAAGGTTAGCGACGGAAGACGCATTACGACAGCCTACCgggaggaggacgatgaggtGCCGGCCAGTGAGCCCGAGGTTGTTGGGGAAGGCGGCAAGGGATATGAGTACGTTCCttatgatgacgatgaggacgaagatgagacgGCCAGCAATGCTTCGTCCGGCTTGA TTTACAATATGGCGAACCTGTCTCTCTCTACAGAGTCTATCTCAACGCTTTCCTCCGAGATCTCAGAATTCGGCCGGTCTCGTTCGGGTAGTTTCAGTACTACAATgtccgacgacgaggaccAGGACCACTTTGTCCACGATGCCGCGGCTAGTGTCTACGACAGCTTGCGGGATGGCGTCACATCCGACGTGGTACAACTGGAGCTGGTCAGTCTGCGTATGACGGCGAATGCTTCCGACCACCAGGTCCGACGAGCCGTGGTTTCGGCGTTCATGAAGCGCATCCAGCAATTGATGGACGGCGGCAAGGGAGCGAGCGAGGCCATCCGGGAGATCTTTGGCAAGTACAAGGAGATTGTGGAGCGGTCACTGTTCGATCGCGACAGCGACGAGAAGCCCGATCAAGTGGACTTGCTGGTCCTCCTGCAGCAGGATCTGGCGCACCGCAGCCGTGGTGACACGGTCATGCTGTTCACGGCCAAGGAGCTGTACGACCTGGAGatcgtggaggaagaagcttaTGAGCAGTGGTGGGCCGATGAGCGGTCGAGCAGCACGGAAGAAATGCGGCAAGTGCGCAGCCAGTCGCAGCAGTTTGTGGACTGGTTGGCCaatgcggaagaagaggagagcagcgaggaggaagagagtgatgaagatgatgagtaG
- the skn7 gene encoding putative stress response transcription factor SrrA/Skn7 (BUSCO:EOG09264DYD;~COG:K;~EggNog:ENOG410PIDV;~InterPro:IPR036388,IPR001789,IPR036390,IPR000232, IPR014402,IPR027725,IPR027718,IPR011006;~PFAM:PF00447,PF00072;~go_function: GO:0000156 - phosphorelay response regulator activity [Evidence IEA];~go_function: GO:0001228 - DNA-binding transcription activator activity, RNA polymerase II-specific [Evidence IEA];~go_function: GO:0003700 - DNA-binding transcription factor activity [Evidence IEA];~go_function: GO:0043565 - sequence-specific DNA binding [Evidence IEA];~go_process: GO:0000160 - phosphorelay signal transduction system [Evidence IEA];~go_process: GO:0006355 - regulation of transcription, DNA-templated [Evidence IEA]), which yields MDGGQTSTSTAPAGNSSDFVRKLYKMLEDPSYAEIVRWGDEGDSFVVLECEKFTKTILPKHFKHSNFASFVRQLNKYDFHKVRQNNEENGQSPYGQNAWEFKHPEFRANSKESLDNIRRKAPAPRKQAQSTEDSVPTQQIDLLNQQIVAQQQQIHQLHERHTRLSVDHQLMMQEVMRVQKTILNHENVIHQVMTYLLSVDARQRRDSKAAAVPFQAQGQAGSTLSPSQGASMDDEPSSPLQHASKLLNDMNAEIQFNLGGLESMGEPPKTTAVVPTPALETAPRNGVARPSAADASANTAMVYSKMNGEIEPVVYPVGATNGIDPMYSEHVNNVPYPMPPKQEIDESRRQFPDNRKKSANVDPGWVRSPHILLVEDDATCRQIGGKFLYSFSCLIDTAFDGLEAVNKIQDGSKYDLILMDIIMPNLGGVSACHLIRQFDRTPIIAMTSNIRSDDIQLYFQHGMDDVLPKPFTRKSLLDMLEKHLVHLKTMPPGIEAPQSAAAVTMAAQSSAAQSVKEDSSPGQSPATSMTAWQSPGQFPGMTAVAPNVPQVQGQYIPAAPAAAAYAVDQNGVQYPAPAVALATTAPAAVRPQPPRRQLSEMSSATENPNMAKRPRMYAHQAQPMVNPMQAARTG from the exons ATGGACGGTGGCCAGACCTCGACCAGCACCGCCCCCGCGGGCAACTCCAGCGATTTT GTACGAAAACTCTACAA GATGCTCGAAGACCCATCGTACGCGGAAATCGTGCGGTGGGGTGACGAAGGAGACAGTTTTGTGGTCTTGGAG TGCGAAAAATTCACCAAGACCATCCTTCCGAAGCACTTTAAACACAGCAACTTTGCCAGTTTCGTGCGACAGCTGAACAAGTACGACTTCCACAAAGTGAGACAGAACAACGAGGAAAACGGACAGTCACCGTACGGACAGAAT GCCTGGGAGTTCAAACACCCTGAGTTCAGAGCGAACAGCAAAGAATCCCTCGATAACATCCGACGGAAGGCCCCGGCTCCGCGCAAACAGGCCCAGAGCACTGAAGACTCGGTCCCGACACAACAAATAGATTTGCTGAACCAGCAAATTGtggctcaacaacaacagattCATCAATTACACGAGCGACACACACGACTCAGCGTCGATCACCAGTTGATGATGCAGGAAGTTATGAGGGTGCAGAAGACCATCCTTAACCATGAAAATGTTATCCACCAGGTGATGACTTACCTGCTCTCCGTTGATGCCCGCCAGCGGCGCGACAGCAAAGCGGCTGCTGTGCCTTTCCAAGCCCAGGGTCAAGCCGGTTCGACCCTGAGCCCTTCACAGGGCGCATCCATGGACGACGAGCCCTCGTCACCCTTGCAGCATGCCTCGAAGCTCCTGAATGATATGAACGCAGAGATTCAATTCAATCTAGGGGGCCTAGAGTCCATGGGCGAGCCACCGAAAACTACCGCCGTGGTCCCTACACCTGCTCTGGAGACTGCTCCCCGGAATGGTGTCGCGCGGCCCTCTGCTGCTGACGCCAGTGCGAATACTGCTATGGTCTATTCCAAGATGAACGGAGAGATCGAGCCCGTCGTCTACCCGGTGGGCGCCACCAACGGAATCGATCCTATGTACAGTGAACATGTCAACAACGTCCCGTATCCCATGCCTCCCAAACAAGAGATCGACGAATCTCGACGGCAATTCCCCGACAACCGGAAAAAGAGCGCAAATGTCGATCCCGGTTGGGTGCGCAGCCCCCATATTCTGCTcgtggaggatgatgcgaCATGCCGTCAAATTGGTGGCAAATTCCTATACTCCTTCTCGTGCCTGATTGATACCGCG TTTGACGGCCTGGAAGCGGTGAACAAGATCCAGGATGGTTCTAAATATGATCTCATTCTCATGGACATTATCATGCCCAATTTGGGTGGTGTTTCTGCTTGCCACCTTATTCGCCAATTCGACAGGACCCCCATTATCGCCATGACATCTAACATTCGCAGTGACGATATCCAGCTCTACTTCCAGCATG GAATGGATGACGTCCTTCCAAAGCCCTTCACAAGAAAGAGCCTTCTTGATATGCTTGAGAAACACTTGGTTCACCTAAAAACGATGCCGCCGGGCATAGAGGCTCCCCAATCGGCAGCAGCCGTTACGATGGCCGCGCAAAGCTCGGCCGCCCAGTCAGTCAAGGAGGACAGCTCTCCTGGGCAATCGCCAGCAACATCGATGACTGCTTGGCAATCACCGGGCCAATTTCCAGGCATGACTGCCGTGGCTCCTAACGTTCCGCAAGTCCAAGGCCAATATATACCCGCCGCccctgctgcggctgcataTGCCGTAGATCAAAACGGAGTTCAGTATCCCGCACCCGCGGTGGCCCTTGCTACTACGGCGCCTGCGGCCGTCAGGCCGCAACCACCTCGACGACAGCTTTCGGAAATGTCGAGTGCCACCGAAAACCCCAATATGGCCAAACGGCCGCGCATGTACGCTCATCAAGCGCAGCCAATGGTTAACCCCATGCAAGCTGCGCGAACGGGCTAG
- a CDS encoding peroxiredoxin family protein (COG:O;~EggNog:ENOG410PN2B;~InterPro:IPR013740,IPR036249,IPR037944,IPR013766;~PFAM:PF08534,PF00578;~go_function: GO:0016491 - oxidoreductase activity [Evidence IEA]), which yields MFAARRLTAGVPRTLSQRALFHSTAPAFVQKGDAIPDLDVLVENSPGNKVNLAKELKGKGVIVGVPAAFSPACSATHVPGFINHPKLKEAGQVFVVAVNDPFVTKAWATSLDPEGKSGIRFLGDPSGKFSEALDVTFDSASIFGNNRSKRYALLVENGKVKEAFVEPDNIGLDVSAAEKVLA from the exons ATGTTTGCTGCTCGTCGTCTTACCGCCGGTGTCCCTCGCACCTTGTCCCAGAGGGCCCTTTTCCACAGCACGGCACCCGCTTTTGTACAGAAGGGAGACGCCATCCCCGACCTTGATGTCCTGGTTGAGAACTCGCCCGGCAACAAGGTGAACCTCGCCAAGGAgctcaagggcaagggcgTCATCGTCGGTGTTCCTGCTGCCTTCA GCCCCGCCTGCTCTGCCACCCACGTTCCTGGATTCATCAACCACCCCAAGCTGAAGGAGGCCGGTCAGGTCTTCGTTGTTGCAGTCAACGACCCTTTCGT CACCAAGGCATGGGCTACCTCCCTTGACCCCGAGGGCAAGAGCGGC ATCCGCTTCTTGGGTGACCCCAGTGGCAAGTTCTCCGAGGCCCTGGATGTGACCTTCGACAGCGCTTCCATCTTTGGAAACAACCGCAGCAAGCGTTACGCCCTGCTTGTCGAGAACggcaaggtcaaggaggCTTTCGTGGAGCCCGACAACATTGGTCTTGACG TCTCTGCGGCCGAGAAGGTCCTGGCCTAA
- a CDS encoding uncharacterized protein (COG:T;~EggNog:ENOG410PRF5;~InterPro:IPR002634,IPR036065;~PFAM:PF01722) translates to MYSRTTTLLSRSCRYLLRTPVHHKSPFSISARSFAAVNAAMADTSGVTAESLKTKLIDQLQAQHVEIEDLSGGCGQAFQAVIVSPQFEKKTMLARHRLVNSALKAEIAAIHAWTPKCYTPEQWQALHQG, encoded by the exons ATGTACTCCCGCACCACTACCCTGTTGAGCAGAAGCTGCCGGTATCTTCTCCGCACCCCCGTCCATCACAAATCGCCGTTCTCGATTTCCGCGCGCTCCTTTGCGGCAGTCAACGCAGCCATGGCCGATACTTCGGGCGTTACGGCCGAGTCGCTGAAGACCAAATTGATCGATCAGTTGCAGGCGCAGCATGTTGAGATCGAAGACTTGTCGG GTGGTTGCGGACAGGCTTTCCAGGCCGTCATTGTCTCCCCTCAGttcgagaagaagaccatgCTTGCTCGCCATCGCCTGGTGAACTCGGCCCTCAAGGCCGAGATCGCTGCCATCCACGCCTGGACGCCCAAGTGCTACACTCCCGAGCAGTGGCAGGCGCTGCACCAGGGCTAA
- a CDS encoding Nif3-like dinuclear metal center hexameric protein (BUSCO:EOG09263UQF;~COG:S;~EggNog:ENOG410PK0I;~InterPro:IPR002678,IPR036069), whose amino-acid sequence MNSLRRQSARLYSTMSASYPTSSPFTQAVVSSMRKLYPESLADKSWDNTGLLLEAPFDHTRRQKNSVLLAIDLTKAVADEAIARRDSVVVAYRAQCPPKTPTHHHRLTQVTYPDPIIFRGLKSITFNDPQQSSLLRLAQEGISVYSPHTAIDATPGGMADWLCDIVTGAIAPTTSRKPTIQKSSSTHYSHATFPDPQPASPATPVPHVRNTIIPSPPPVPEGMDSAGMGRIVTFDEPQPLTAVVDRIAQGVGYPGGIPIAIPQTSSVEDIKIRTVGVCPGSGSSILLKGTGGKIPDLLFTGELSHHEALAAVERGSVVVALAHSNTERGYLRAVMREKLAGAVKEEWEAKRKEGLEGGGAAGAELKEVFEDAECVVDVSEKDRDPYGIMIRQA is encoded by the exons ATGAACTCTCTTCGTCGCCAATCCGCCCGCCTATATTCCACAATGTCTGCTTCATACCCCACCTCATCGCCATTTACGCAGGCAGTGGTGAGCTCCATGAGGAAGCT CTACCCCGAGTCATTGGCAGATAAGAGCTGGGACAACACCGGCC TCCTACTCGAAGCCCCCTTCGACCACACCCGCCGACAGAAAAACTCCGTTCTCCTAGCAATTGACCTCACCAAAGCAGTTGCAGACGAAGCAATTGCCCGTCGCGACTCCGTAGTCGTAGCCTACCGTGCGCAATGCCCCCCCAAAACACCTACACACCATCACCGACTAACACAAGTAACATATCCAGACCCTATCATCTTCCGCGGCCTCAAATCCATCACCTTCAACGATCCCCAACAatcatccctcctccgtctcgccCAAGAAGGCATTAGCGTCTACTCCCCGCACACAGCCATCGACGCCACCCCCGGCGGCATGGCCGACTGGCTCTGCGACATCGTCACCGGCGCCATCGCCCCAACCACCAGCAGAAAACCCACCATCCAGaaatcctcctcaacacACTACTCCCACGCTACCTTCCCCGACCCCCAGCCCGCATCCCCCGCGACTCCCGTCCCCCACGTCCGCAACACAATCATCCCCTCTCCGCCCCCAGTCCCTGAAGGCATGGACTCAGCCGGCATGGGCCGCATCGTCACCTTCGACGAGCCCCAGCCTCTCACTGCCGTCGTGGACCGCATCGCCCAGGGCGTCGGATACCCCGGCGGTATTCCCATCGCTATTCCGCAGACCTCCTCGgtcgaggacatcaagaTCCGCACTGTGGGTGTATGTCCCGGCTCCGGATCAAGTATCTTGTTGAAGGGCACGGGCGGGAAGATCCCTGATTTGCTTTTCACAGGCGAGTTGAGTCACCATGAGGcgttggcggcggtggagcGTGGGTCGGTTGTGGTTGCGCTGGCGCATTCGAATACGGAGCGTGGGTATCTGCGTGCGGTGATGAGGGAGAAGTTGGCGGGTGCGGTgaaggaggagtgggaggcgaagaggaaggagggtttggagggtggtggtgctgctggtgcggAGCTGAAGGAGGTGTTTGAGGATGCGGAGTGCGTAGTGGATGTTAGTGAGAAGGATCGTGATCCGTATGGTATTATGATTCGTCAGGCGTAG